Proteins co-encoded in one Accipiter gentilis chromosome 33, bAccGen1.1, whole genome shotgun sequence genomic window:
- the UBE2I gene encoding SUMO-conjugating enzyme UBC9 isoform X3: MSGIALSRLAQERKAWRKDHPFGFVAVPTKNPDGTMNLMNWECAIPGKKGTPWEGGLFKLRMLFKDDYPSSPPKCKFEPPLFHPNVYPSGTVCLSILEEDKDWRPAITIKQILLGIQELLNEPNIQDPAQAEAYTIYCKPS, from the exons ATGTCTGGCATAGCTCTTAGTAGACTTGCACAGGAGAgaaaagcctggagaaaagatCATCCATTT GGATTTGTAGCAGTACCTACAAAAAATCCAGATGGCACAATGAATCTAATGAACTGGGAGTGTGCTATTCCAGGAAAGAAAGGG ACACCATGGGAAGGAGGCTTATTTAAACTACGGATGCTTTTCAAGGATGACTACCCTTCTTCACCCCCaaaat GTAAATTTGAACCACCATTATTCCATCCAAACGTGTATCCTTCAGGCACAGTGTGTCTCTCCATCTTAGAGGAGGATAAGGACTGGAGGCCAGCAATCACAATTAAACAG ATCTTGTTAGGAATACAAGAACTTCTAAATGAACCAAATATTCAAGACCCAGCTCAAGCAGAGGCTTACACAATTTACTG